A single genomic interval of Zingiber officinale cultivar Zhangliang chromosome 4A, Zo_v1.1, whole genome shotgun sequence harbors:
- the LOC121970642 gene encoding uncharacterized protein LOC121970642, producing MWPCSGSSVEIISRLLMRLDGVARGSLPEDFNDKFKNIRNEMVKLKSMLDKDTSKENKAMEELGQVARCIDEIMTTDSKSLDPKFLERNLESIDKALNKALKVEVAEKDPQKVVPEEEEEPPEELSFAEREIQKSSAWGHLKLVVDCLEQQLKKCLFTISVFPPNAVIKKRLLFHWWMGEDIIKNIEDGKRCFDHLIAKGFIIPIKKLHCDKDHYCQIQTWIRRLLIDVANTNAFLEYDESGHPSEDYTRSHRFCLSRKHQLFKATDEEADRSLRTVYNISKQYIELPPDWLVNKTEMTTMHLGRWREQTEEDKKQHIEVRDNEFLAGLGNCRNLKYLSFRGISRVEKLPDSTEKLTKLLTLDLRACHNLEKLPPDIGSIKRLQFLDVSECYLLDHIPKTLSSLSELEVLKGFVVGDYTNRNHCQLGDLGKLAKLRKLSINTGREFRNEELKAIGTLEKVTTLIITWGVVQKESQPVAAAAGGAGQPSVQEATKREIRAEASQSKQTAVAPTRDVADSKDHQAKRVQTTKGTTTPAGSTPTQVLPPNLEKLDLRCFNKERLPEWIDPEKLKKLEKLYLRGGSMLTSLILEGKTWSATVLRVRYLKKLEDSWSSLHASFPKLQRVEKFNCELLHKWPCDDEGFWQKEDEVGESSKTARKIMTK from the exons ATGTGGCCCTGCAGTGGAAGCAGCGTCGAAATAATCTCACGGTTGCTGATGCGCTTGGACGGCGTAGCCCGCGGCTCTCTGCCGGAAGATTTCAATGACAAGTTTAAGAATATTAGGAATGAAATGGTGAAGCTGAAGAGCATGCTCGACAAAGACACGTCCAAGGAAAACAAAGCCATGGAGGAACTTGGTCAAGTTGCCCGTTGCATCGATGAGATCATGACCACAGACAGCAAATCATTAGATCCCAAGTTTCTGGAGCGCAATCTCGAAAGCATCGATAAGGCCCTCAACAAAGCGCTCAAAGTAGAAGTCGCTGAGAAAGATCCGCAGAAGGTCGtgccggaggaggaggaggagccgcCGGAGGAGCTGTCGTTCGCGGAGCGGGAGATCCAGAAGAGCTCAGCGTGGGGGCACCTCAAGCTCGTGGTCGACTGCCTCGAGCAGCAACTCAAGAAGTGCCTCTTCACCATCTCTGTCTTCCCCCCCAACGCCGTGATCAAGAAGCGGCTGCTCTTCCACTGGTGGATGGGCGAGGACATCATCAAGAACATCGAAGACGGCAAGCGCTGCTTCGATCACCTCATTGCCAAGGGCTTTATCATCCCAATCAAGAAGCTACATTGCGACAAGGACCATTACTGCCAGATCCAGACCTGGATTCGCCGGCTTTTGATCGACGTCGCAAACACCAATGCCTTCCTCGAGTACGACGAGTCGGGCCATCCCAGTGAAGACTACACCAGGAGCCACCGCTTTTGCCTGTCCAGGAAACACCAGCTGTTCAAGGCCACCGACGAGGAGGCAGATCGGAGCTTGCGCACTGTCTACAACATCAGCAAACA ATACATCGAGCTCCCGCCGGATTGGCTTGTTAACAAGACAGAGATGACGACGATGCATCTGGGGAGGTGGCGGGAGCAAACAGAGGAGGACAAGAAGCAGCATATTGAGGTCCGTGACAATGAATTCTTGGCCGGCTTAGGAAACTGCCGGAATTTGAAGTACCTCAGCTTCAGGGGCATCTCTCGGGTGGAGAAGCTGCCGGACTCCACCGAGAAGCTCACCAAGCTACTGACGCTCGACCTCCGGGCCTGCCATAACCTTGAGAAGCTGCCACCGGATATCGGCAGCATCAAGAGGCTGCAGTTCCTCGACGTGTCAGAGTGCTACTTACTCGACCATATTCCGAAGACGCTCTCTTCCCTGTCGGAGCTGGAAGTGCTCAAGGGCTTCGTCGTCGGCGATTACACCAACAGGAACCATTGTCAACTCGGCGATTTGGGGAAGTTGGCCAAACTGCGGAAGCTCAGCATCAACACGGGTCGTGAGTTCAGGAACGAAGAGTTGAAAGCAATTGGCACACTGGAGAAGGTCACCACACTAATTATAACATGGGGAGTCGTCCAAAAGGAATCTCAGCCGGTGGCCGCCGCAGCCGGCGGCGCAGGTCAACCTTCAGTTCAAGAAGCCACCAAAAGGGaaatccgagcagaagcttctcAGAGCAAGCAAACTGCTGTCGCTCCGACTCGTGATGTGGCCGATTCAAAAGATCATCAAGCGAAGAGGGTACAAACGACGAAGGGAACAACGACTCCGGCGGGATCAACGCCGACGCAGGTTCTCCCTCCGAATCTGGAGAAGTTGGACCTCCGGTGCTTCAATAAAGAGAGACTCCCGGAGTGGATCGATCCTGAGAAGTTGAAGAAATTGGAGAAGCTTTACTTGAGGGGTGGGAGCATGCTGACGAGCCTTATACTAGAGGGAAAAACTTGGTCAGCGACCGTGCTGCGGGTGAGGTACCTCAAGAAGTTGGAGGATTCATGGAGCTCTCTGCATGCTTCGTTTCCGAAGCTCCAGCGCGTGGAAAAATTCAATTGTGAGTTGCTTCATAAGTGGCCTTGCGATGATGAAGGATTTTGGCAGAaggaggatgaagttggagagagCAGCAAGACGGCGCGCAAGATCATGACAAAGTAG